The following are encoded together in the Bactrocera neohumeralis isolate Rockhampton chromosome 6, APGP_CSIRO_Bneo_wtdbg2-racon-allhic-juicebox.fasta_v2, whole genome shotgun sequence genome:
- the LOC126762302 gene encoding glutactin, producing MFGKLYYFYINRSPRCLKLFLTIFVLIHSIRAQFDDDDTVIDLPKLGSIQGKVIETAWSQREVLQFVDLKYAEAPTGKYRFKPPRPVEPWDDVMDATAEKIGCPSVVSMESLKRLDDVLDIEDCLTLTITTPNTTGRYPVLVYIHGEYLYEGSNSEAPPDYLLEKDIVLVTPQYRLGPFGFLSTKTDEIPGNAGVLDIYLALQFVKHFIQYFGGDENHVTLAGQVGGAAIAHLLAISPIVQKGLFHQVIYHSGSALMPIFLEGNPRQLAQEIAEKAECKMKTVRDLNECLMDLSPLELLTAFMAHALEKSDLGVGYTGGIQFTIGGPSGVLPVHPYELMLNSNFSYSAMGGCPKNVGSRVLNEIVENDFEGVIPDDDYNTYDYIDHIVRQVVGTDKTMLLTSFVTHDFFNRKLMENGTFGTLIPRLIDVGGTLMHKLPVLLALNMNNKHVPENTFLYSFDYMGEFNRYRDLDEETNMQSPFKAGVSLTDEALYLFPYPQHVANLSPPDRTMAKRMVDLWTSFVINGNPFSDVRAGYWPPMTTLYGPYMKIDDTLTVNGNYFKEFSATLIDEENGHSLIREIYYLRNNRSKSRQQMKRNRRRKLNGKKTLVKGIYSSKIRA from the exons atgtttgggAAACTGTATTATTTTTACATCAATCGTTCACCACGGTGTTTGAAGTTATTTTTAACTATATTCGTTTTAATACACTCCATCCGGGCCCAATTCGATGACGATGATACTGTCATAGATTTACCCAAATTGGGCTCCATTCAAGGCAAAGTTATAGAGACAGCGTGGTCGCAAAGAGAAGTATTACAGTTTGTGGATCTCAAATATGCGGAAGCTCCTACAGGAAAATATAGGTTTAAG CCTCCGCGCCCTGTAGAACCATGGGATGATGTCATGGATGCAACGGCAGAGAAAATCGGTTGTCCATCGGTTGTCTCAATGGAATCTTTAAAGAGACTGGATGACGTATTGGACATCGAAGACTGTCTCACATTAACGATAACCACGCCTAACACCACGGGTCGCTATCCCGTTTTAGTGTATATACATGGAGAGTATTTGTATGAGGGCAGTAACTCTGAAGCACCACCGGATTATTTGTTAGAAAAGGATATTGTATTGGTGACACCACAATATCGACTGGGCCCATTTGGTTTCCTATCAACAAAGACAGATGAAATACCTGGAAATGCGGGAGTACTTGATATATATTTGGCATTACAATTCGTCAAAcactttatacaatattttggtGGTGATGAGAATCACGTGACGCTCGCGGGTCAAGTAGGCGGTGCAGCTATTGCGCATTTACTAGCTATTTCTCCAATA GTGCAAAAGGGCCTCTTTCACCAGGTAATCTATCACTCCGGGTCCGCACTGATGCCAATATTTTTGGAAGGTAACCCGCGCCAGCTTGCACAGGAGATTGCTGAAAAGGCCGAATGCAAAATGAAGACGGTGCGGGATTTAAATGAATGTTTGATGGATTTGTCACCGCTAGAATTGCTCACTGCATTTATGGCGCACGCT CTCGAAAAATCTGATTTGGGCGTGGGTTATACTGGTGGAATCCAATTTACAATTGGTGGACCAAGTGGTGTCTTGCCCGTGCATCCTTATGAACTTATGCTGAATTCGAACTTTTCTTATTCAGCAATGGGTGGTTGTCCAAAAAATGTTGGATCAAGAGTTTTGAATG aaatcgTCGAAAACGATTTCGAGGGTGTCATACCAGACGATGATTATAACACATATGATTATATTGATCATATCGTTCGCCAAGTGGTAGGTACTGACAAAACGATGTTGTTGACGAGCTTCGTCACACATGACTTTTTCAACAGAAAATTAATGGAGAATGGTACATTCGGCACACTAATACCCCGTTTAATTGAC gtTGGTGGAACCTTAATGCATAAACTACCAGTACTGTTAGCTCTCAAcatgaataataaacatgttcCTGAAAATACATTCCTCTATTCTTTTGACTACATGGGTGAATTTAATCGGTATCGCGATTTGGATGAGGAGACAAACATGCAGAGTCCTTTCAAAGCGGGTGTGTCTTTAACAGATGAGGCACTCTATCTTTTTCCATACCCACAACATGTGGCCAATTTGAGTCCCCCCGATAGAACAATGGCCAAGCGCATGGTGGACTTGTGGACTTCATTTGTGATTAACGGAAATCCTTTTAGTGATGTGCGTGCGGGATATTGGCCACCAATGACCACTTTGTATGGTCCATATATGAAAATAGATGATACTTTAACAGTTAACGGAAATTACTTTAAAGAATTCTCAGCAACGTTAATAGACGAAGAAAATGGTCACAGTTTAATCAGAGAAATTTATTACCTACGAAACAATCGTTCCAAAAGCCGGCAACAAATGAAACGTAATAGGCGGAGGAAACTAAATGGTAAAAAAACTTTGGTGAAGGGCATATATTCATCGAAAATACGTGCTTAA
- the LOC126762292 gene encoding LOW QUALITY PROTEIN: glutactin (The sequence of the model RefSeq protein was modified relative to this genomic sequence to represent the inferred CDS: inserted 1 base in 1 codon) — MLWHLEGFSPLSSAILALVLLLSLCSAQHWPYDDYDIQGGEVEIENEAPNNNRLYNNPAATVIQQIPKFGFQPARPDELVVPGLGMVRGKVGYKNISGRPINSYLGLKYGVVRPGLGRFQQATIYKNYNNEPIDATLVAPHCPQFPDLVTIIESEARRENVDDCLSLNIHVPSYAIRPQGRSRLLPVMVFVHGEMLFDGGAEEGQPDYFMEKDVVLISINYRLAPFGFLTTLTNEMPGNVALADIQLALEWIQQYIRAFGGDPLQVTVFGQAGGATLVHALSLSDKAQGLFHRLILQSGTALNPLFLEQDALSIARSFANLARCPRTSAQEIQNLHNCFERLSTTEILKTMKRHYVENEPRGLHFMGGFKLSVGDTLGYLPVHPAALVSNRTFPIIVGMAKDAGSFILTSFYDELSRLRSNNVSDYINVVLKHTAQPRDYLVWKNLALREIFNAEEIRNPTLHSLIPGLLELTNLILYRAPIIDTIRFTYKKAPTYLYSFDYRGXYHRFGHLKNPLPFETDATLSDDNIYLFPYPKEVSILNAKDRALSREIVTMWTDFATSGVPNNVEGVWPNVTNGIGPFLRIVNFKASTLELDYHFGDGIPVPNLYPEYFTNTTSTTTTTTTTTPRPYLNHPSYTTYYPQYNSNYRQSYQQPDNYHYRSRTTVLNGMNQS; from the exons ATGCTTTGGCATTTGGAGGGATTTTCCCCACTCTCGAGTGCGATCTTAGCATTAGTCCTTTTGTTATCCTTGTGCAGTGCGCAACACTGGCCTTACGATGACTACGATATTCAAGGCGGTGAAGTTGAGATCGAAAACGAAGCACCAAACAACAACCGCTTATACAATAATCCAGCTGCCACAGTGATTCAGCAAATTCCTAAATTCGGATTTCAACCGGCCCGTCCGGATGAGTTGGTTGTACCCGGTTTGGGGATGGTTCGCGGAAAAGTTGGCTACAAGAATATAAGTGGCAGACCAATAAATTCCTATTTGGGCTTAAAATATGGAGTAGTTCGTCCTGGTTTGGGCAGGTTTCAA caAGCCACTATTTATAAAAACTACAATAATGAGCCAATTGACGCAACACTAGTGGCGCCGCATTGTCCACAGTTTCCGGATTTAGTGACCATAATAGAATCGGAAGCGCGCCGTGAAAATGTTGACGATTGCCTTTCACTAAATATTCATGTACCTTCCTATGCAATTCGACCTCAGGGAAGAAGTCGACTTTTGCCTGTGATGGTATTTGTCCATGGGGAAATGCTATTCGatggaggagctgaagaaggcCAACCAGattatttcatggaaaaagaTGTTGTCTTAATATCAATAAATTACCGTCTTGCACCATTTGGCTTCCTTACAACACTCACAAATGAAATGCCCGGAAATGTAGCTCTCGCCGACATACAGTTGGCGCTAGAATGGATTCAACAATACATACGTGCTTTCGGCGGTGATCCACTGCAGGTGACTGTATTCGGTCAGGCGGGCGGAGCAACTTTAGTACACGCACTAAGTTTAAGTGACAAG GCACAAGGTCTATTTCACAGATTAATTCTACAGTCAGGTACTGCCTTGAACCCATTGTTTTTGGAACAAGATGCTCTATCCATAGCGCGCAGTTTTGCTAATTTGGCTCGTTGTCCGCGAACAAGCGCCCAAGAAATACAAAATCTTCATAATTGTTTTGAGCGTTTAAGCACCACAGAAATTCTAAAAACCATGAAGCGGCATTAT gtAGAAAACGAACCCCGTGGCTTGCATTTCATGGGAGGCTTCAAGCTAAGTGTAGGAGATACCCTTGGATATCTGCCCGTCCATCCTGCGGCTTTGGTCTCCAATCGTACATTTCCAATAATAGTTGGAATGGCCAAAGATGCTGGATCTTTTATTTTGACta gtttttatgATGAATTATCTCGCTTGCGTTCAAATAACGTTTCCGACTACATCAATGTTGTGTTGAAACACACAGCACAGCCGCGAGATTATTTAGTCTGGAAGAACTTGGCATTAcgtgaaatatttaatgcagAGGAAATACGTAATCCCACTTTACATTCTTTGATCCCAGGATTACTAGAG cttactaatttaattttataccgTGCTCCAATAATTGACACGATTAGATTCACTTACAAGAAAGCTccaacatatttatattctttcGACTACCGAG AATACCATCGTTTTGGTCATTTGAAAAACCCACTTCCATTTGAAACTGACGCTACACTTAGCGATGATAACATTTATCTCTTCCCATACCCGAAAGAAGTGagcattttaaatgcaaaagaCCGCGCTTTATCACGCGAAATCGTTACTATGTGGACCGACTTTGCAACGTCTGGTGTTCCTAATAATGTCGAAGGCGTCTGGCCCAATGTCACTAATGGGATAGGTCCATTCTTGAGAATTGTCAATTTTAAAGCTTCAACGTTGGAATTGGATTATCATTTTGGAGATGGAATTCCAGTACCAAATTTATATCCTGAGTACTTTACAAACACAACATCGACAACCACAACCACAACAACCACTACACCAAGACCCTATTTAAATCATCCTTCTTATACGACTTATTATCCACAATATAACTCAAATTATAGGCAAAGCTATCAGCAGCCAGACAATTATCATTATAGATCACGTACAACCGTACTAAATGGAATGAACCAGTCGTAA